A segment of the Fibrobacter succinogenes subsp. succinogenes S85 genome:
CCATAGAACGTTCCACGAGGTGAGCGGTGAGCTGGTCAAACTTTGCACGGCTGAGGGTGAGGTCGAGGTGTTTCGGACCAGAAGCATCAGCAGTGATGAACGGAAGGTTGATGTTCGTAGAAGTCGTGGCAGAAAGGTCAATCTTAGCCTTTTCAGCAGCATCCTTCAAACGCTGGAGTGCCATCTTGTCCTTCTTCAGGTCAATGCCAGGATTTTCCTTCTTGAATTCGTCGTTAATCCAGTCGATGATGACTTCGTCGAAGTTGTCACCGCCGAGCATCGTATCACCGTTCGTGGCCTTCACGCTGAACATACCATCGTCGATTTCGAGGATGGAAATATCGAACGTACCACCACCGAGGTCATACACAGCAACCTTTTCGCTCTTCTTGGAGTCAAGACCGTAAGCAAGAGCAGCAGCAGTCGGTTCGTTCACGATACGGAGAACTTCGAGGCCTGCAATCTTACCTGCGTCCTTTGTTGCCTGACGCTGAGAGTCGTTAAAGTAAGCCGGGACCGTAATCACAGCCTGAGAAACGGACTGGCCGAGGTAATCTTCAGCAATCTTCTTCATGGTCTGAAGAACAGCAGCGGAAATCTCAGGAGGAGCAAACTGCTTGTCGTCGATCTGCACGCGGACCGGATCAGAACCCGTGCCGACGAGCTTGTACGGCATGTTCTTTTCGGCAGCAGAGCATTCGCCAGCCGTACGGCCCATGAAACGCTTGATAGAATAAATCGTCTTTTCCGGGTTCGTGATTGCCTGGCGCTTTGCAACGTGGCCCACAAGACGTTCACCGTTCTTGCCGAAAGCGACAATAGACGGCGTGGTGCGGAAACCTTCTGCATTGGCGATGACGACCGGCTTGCCACCTTCCATCACGGCAACGCAGCTGTTTGTCGTACCCAAGTCAATACCAATAATCTTACCCATGATTTTATCTCCTATTTTAAATTCTTGATCCCCAGTGTTTTTGTTTGAGTGGGGAGTTTTTTACGCCGATACATTAGCAAAAGCCGTGCCAACCCCGAAAAGCGCCCTTTTTGTTTCGTTCTGAAACAAGTTTAAGGCGAAAATAGGGCAAAAAAGGGGCTGTTTCAAAAAAGAACGCCCTACAGCGTCATCCAGACGACTGCTGGGAGGAAGGATCCAGTGATGTCTTGAATAGGGGAGGGGGAAGAATCCCCCTGATTGCAGCCCCGGCAATGTCTAAGCAATCAGGCTCCCCTTGCCTAGCACGTCATTGCGAGGAACGTAGTGACGATGCAATCCATAGCCAAGTCTTCCGTCACCCCCTCGCCTAAGGGGACACCCCTTAAAAACCCCGAATTGTCATGCCCGAAGAAATTTCCAATCAACTGTTACTTTTTGACATTGTCAAAATTTATATTATAAATATGGGAATTAAAATCAATATAAATATCGATAATGACATTGAATGCGATATAGAAAGCGTTGTTAAAGATGATTGCAAAATGCCCTCATCCAAGCGCAATATTGTTATTCTTTGTGTTTTAATTCCATTCTTTCTTTTCATGGCTGGTGTATCATCCCCTTTTTGGACGGATAATTACATTGTTTATGCATTGTGTTTGTTGCCATTCTATACGTATATGGTCGTAATTTCAACTTTTGTAAATCCTGAATGGTGTCTAGATTATGTATCAGAAAAGAAATCCTATGCAGCACAATCGTGTTTTGTAGGGATGTCCATTCCAACCGCAATATCTATACTTGGTGGATTTTTCGGTTTTACCGATTATGACGCTTTGTATCATGGAACTTGTGTGATACTCGCATTTAATATTCCGGCATCTATTGTTTTCACTTTTTTATTTGGTTATGAATGTTCACGTTTATACGAAGTAAAAAAAGTGCAAAAAAAGATTTTTTCTATATGTAGTATCAGAACACACCGCGATAAATCTTGACATATCATAATTATGATATTATATTATCATAATAAAGGGGGCTTCCTTGCCGAATATCCGACCGATTTCAGACTTGCGCAACAATTTTACGAGCGTCGCAGAAACCGTACACAAGTATGACGAACCCATGTATCTGACCAAGAATGGCGTGGGCGACATGGTTGTGATGTCCATCGAGTGCTACGAAAAGCAGATGGCACAGTTGGAACTCTATTCGAAACTTGCCGAGGCCATTTCCGAAGTGGAGCGCGGTGCGGAATGCGCCGATGCTGAAAAATTCCTGAAGGACCTGATGAATGGCTAAAAAATACGAAGTCGTCATCACGCCTTCGGCACAAAGGGACCTGACAGAGATTAAGATTTATTTTACGAACATTCTAAAAACAGCTTCAAATTCCGTCTTTGAAAAATTCCTTGAGCAGGTCAGGCTGTTGAAAGTGCATCCGTTCACCTATCCCATCCATCAGGATTCGCTGCTGAAACTCGTCAGCTACAGGGTCATTCCTATCAACAACTATCTGATGTTCTATGTGGTCAGGGGCGATACGGTCCAAATCCATCGCGTACTCTACGCCAAGCGAAATTATACTCAACTATTGGGCATAGGCGAATAATGCTTCACGTGATTGACGCGAAATATATTGGCGATTATAAAATATCCATCGAATTCAACGACGGATACCGTTTTGTCGCTGATTTCAAAAGCGTCATCAAGTCGGATCATCGCCCCATCGTGCAGCAACTTGCAGATATCAAATTTTTTAAAGATTTTACGCTGCAAGTGCACACGATTACATGGCCGAACGGCGTCGATTTCGCCCCGGAATTCATCAAGAGTCTTCAGTAAGCTGAACCCTGTTTGATGCGCCATTCGGGGTCTTAGGGGCAGAGCCCTTAGGAGAGAGGGTGGGGAGCAACGAAGTGCGAGCCAGGGGGAGGCATCCCCCTTTAATTGTCAAACATCTTCGTAATGTCCTTTGCACGAAAGGATGTCGATGAGCAATTAATCGTTCTCCATTGACTCTAATTCGCTGAGCTCATTATTTAGGTTGCATATCGGTGTGTTTTTATATATATTTTATGAAAAGAGGTTACTTTTATGTCGCAAACCACCTTTAGCATCAGAATGGATGACAACCTGAAAAAAGACTTTGATAAGCTTTGTGAAGAGTTTGGCATGTCGATGACCACGGCGATAAATGTCTTTGCTCGTGCCGTTGTGCGCGAGAAGAGGATTCCCTTCGAGGTTTCGTCCACAAAGGCTCCCGCTTATGCTGCTGACAGGCGCGTTTTCTACAATGCAAGTCCAGTTGCGAGCCGTATGTCAATGGTAATGCGCCAGCTTTCTGCCGAGGCAGAAAGAGCTGGGGCCGCCGATATGACTCTAGACGAAATCAATGCCGAAATTGATGCTGCCAGGAGCGGCCGATGAAGTTTTATGCGGTCATTGACACAAATGTCATTGTTTCCGCTTTGCTGAAATGGAACTCTGTTCCTGGAGTCGTATTGCAGGCAGTTTTCAATGGATTTGTTGTTCCTGTATACAATGATGAAATTCTGAATGAGTATCGCAATGTTTTGAATAGGCCGAAATTCGGTTTTTCTTCAGAGTTGATTTCAGAAACCATATCCCAGATAGAATCCTTGGGTGTTATGGAAAATGCTTTGGAAACTGTTGCAGAAGCCATGCCCGATCCCAAGGACATTGTCTTTTATTCCATTGCGCTTTCTCATGGCAAAACCGCCGAAACGCATCTTGTAACGGGGAACGTCAAGCATTTTCCTGCAAATCCGATTGTCGTCACGCCGCGACAGATGTTGGACATTCTGTGCATGTAGTTAATTCGCCACAGAAATTGCATTAAACTTTGACGCTAAAAATCCCCGGCCTCGTGAGTGAGGTCGGGGACTTTAAATGTGGGGGAGGTAGGGCTTATTCCCCGACTTGCAATTTCAGGGGCTTTCCAGCAGGATTCCGGACGACGTAGACTCCGCGCCCAAAGCCGGCCGTCTTGAGTCCGTTCTTGATTTCTATCAACGAAGCCCCTGCGTTCAGGCGGACTTTGCCAAGCATGTTGCCCATCAAGTCAAAGACTTTGTATTCGCCGGCGATTTTAGCGAATGCTCCTGCGGCGATTTTCGGCTTTATGCTCGTGGTTCCTTTGCGTTTGTCCATAATATCGCCTTCAACTTTACCGAAGGCAATCCAGTCGAGGTTTACGTAATCGCTTGTTATTAGGACTTTGAGCACGTGTTCGCCTTTGGTGAGTTCCTTGGTTGTTTTGCCTTTGTACGTAGCGTATGTATCGAAGTCATCGGTTCCAGAAAGCGAGAGTGTATCGGTGATGGGTTCATTGTCCATGAAGAATCGTACGCTTGCGCTTTCCATGCCTGTTGCGTAAGAAAGTTCGAAGGGGAGGGTTCCGCTAGTTTCGACGTTCACGGTGTATTCCAGCCATTCACCCTTCTGCGTGTAGCCCACGGCAAATCCGTCGCCGTTCTTCACGATATCCACGCGGTCTTCGCGATATTCCTTGCCTTGGTTTTCGGTGTCCATGTCATAGTAGGCCTTGCCGGCACCGCCCACGTCATAGTTTTCGAAGTCAATGAAGTTTGCGGGGCCTTCAACGCTTGCACCTACGGCTGGTACATCACACTTGGCTTCTGCATCTTTGAGTTTTTCCTTGCAGAACGGGCTTTGCGGAATAGCGGTCTTGCTATCCTCGAATTCCCAGTAGTCCGCTTCGAAGTCGCCTGCGAACACGAAGAACACGTCGTGCTTGCCAACGGCACCTGTGAGCGGAACTGTTACGAGGCCGTCTGCGGAGAATTCCGCCTTGCCAACAATTTCGCCGTTCACCTTATCCAGACGGACGGTGATGCTCGACGCCTTCTTGACGTTCAGAACGGATGCTGAGAAGCTTTCTGCGCCTGCATCGCCGAATTCCACGCCACTAATCTTGGTGTATTTTCCTTCGGAAAGATTGGTGATGACCGTATTGCCGGCGGTACCGCTCTTACGGACCCTCACGTCTTCGCCCCAGGACATGGTTTCCGCTTCCACGCGCTTGTACGGGTCGAAATCTTCCAGCTGGGCCACGCCATTGTCCGGCCAATAATCAATTTTTTGAATAGTGCCGTCAGCGTTGTACTTCATTTCGGAAAGGCCGACAGAACGACGCTCCTTGTGTTGGAATTTCTGGCCCATCTTCTCGGACTTGTAACGCCAAAGTTCGTAATTTAGGCCGAAAACGTAGGATTTCCCCTTGAAATCGATGATACCCGGGTGGTTTCCGTTACTGCGCGAAGAATGCGGCATAATGTCGCCCTTGTAGGTCCAGGGGCCAGTAATCTTGTCGCTCATGGCATACCCGATACCTTCCGCACAGCAGGTCGATGCGAAAGTCATGTAGTAATTGTTGCCATGCTTGTAAACCCAGGGGCCTTCCTGGTAATCCTTGATTTTGGGGTAGGTGACGATGGAGCCCTGAGTACTAATCATGTCCTTGTTCAACTTGATCATGTACAATTCGGGGTTGCCCCAGTACATGTAGGCCTGTCCGTCGTCGTCAATCCAGACGGTAGGGTCGATATCGTTCCAGTGCTCGCGCTGCCAGACCAGCGCCTTGTTCAAAGGTTCCTTGAAAGGGCCATAAGGGCTGTCCGCCACCAAGACG
Coding sequences within it:
- a CDS encoding family 43 glycosylhydrolase encodes the protein MFGKNLIVSSVLALACTGFAQKIVITTNYTADPAPYVHGDTVYLYTTHDEDNADGFMMYDWLLHTSTDMVNWTSHGAVASLGDIKWSSKTNGAWAEQVIERDGKWFMYVPIHGNGISVLVADSPYGPFKEPLNKALVWQREHWNDIDPTVWIDDDGQAYMYWGNPELYMIKLNKDMISTQGSIVTYPKIKDYQEGPWVYKHGNNYYMTFASTCCAEGIGYAMSDKITGPWTYKGDIMPHSSRSNGNHPGIIDFKGKSYVFGLNYELWRYKSEKMGQKFQHKERRSVGLSEMKYNADGTIQKIDYWPDNGVAQLEDFDPYKRVEAETMSWGEDVRVRKSGTAGNTVITNLSEGKYTKISGVEFGDAGAESFSASVLNVKKASSITVRLDKVNGEIVGKAEFSADGLVTVPLTGAVGKHDVFFVFAGDFEADYWEFEDSKTAIPQSPFCKEKLKDAEAKCDVPAVGASVEGPANFIDFENYDVGGAGKAYYDMDTENQGKEYREDRVDIVKNGDGFAVGYTQKGEWLEYTVNVETSGTLPFELSYATGMESASVRFFMDNEPITDTLSLSGTDDFDTYATYKGKTTKELTKGEHVLKVLITSDYVNLDWIAFGKVEGDIMDKRKGTTSIKPKIAAGAFAKIAGEYKVFDLMGNMLGKVRLNAGASLIEIKNGLKTAGFGRGVYVVRNPAGKPLKLQVGE
- a CDS encoding type II toxin-antitoxin system RelE/ParE family toxin, producing the protein MAKKYEVVITPSAQRDLTEIKIYFTNILKTASNSVFEKFLEQVRLLKVHPFTYPIHQDSLLKLVSYRVIPINNYLMFYVVRGDTVQIHRVLYAKRNYTQLLGIGE
- a CDS encoding type II toxin-antitoxin system Phd/YefM family antitoxin; this translates as MPNIRPISDLRNNFTSVAETVHKYDEPMYLTKNGVGDMVVMSIECYEKQMAQLELYSKLAEAISEVERGAECADAEKFLKDLMNG
- a CDS encoding putative toxin-antitoxin system toxin component, PIN family; the encoded protein is MKFYAVIDTNVIVSALLKWNSVPGVVLQAVFNGFVVPVYNDEILNEYRNVLNRPKFGFSSELISETISQIESLGVMENALETVAEAMPDPKDIVFYSIALSHGKTAETHLVTGNVKHFPANPIVVTPRQMLDILCM
- a CDS encoding DUF2442 domain-containing protein — its product is MLHVIDAKYIGDYKISIEFNDGYRFVADFKSVIKSDHRPIVQQLADIKFFKDFTLQVHTITWPNGVDFAPEFIKSLQ
- a CDS encoding type II toxin-antitoxin system RelB/DinJ family antitoxin; amino-acid sequence: MSQTTFSIRMDDNLKKDFDKLCEEFGMSMTTAINVFARAVVREKRIPFEVSSTKAPAYAADRRVFYNASPVASRMSMVMRQLSAEAERAGAADMTLDEINAEIDAARSGR